One Pseudorhodoplanes sinuspersici DNA segment encodes these proteins:
- a CDS encoding phage tail tape measure protein → MATGFSVFVNIGGKVNPSLNASVAQAKSQVRGLEATLAGIGARLNAPFVAVNKHLAETSKRMAIVQRAGRNATFGVTAPTGFFSVSAIKAATERDKAANQLEALGGVEHSERLAIEGYADSIAEKYGRATDILKTFNEMLKAGFDVKAAKGSIASILEGSVVAGDMSGADIAGAVSKIVTQYGLNMKTVEDASASSRRIVDNLVYGANSTSATMQHMVDAYKFVGSAASAAGESIESTNALIIALSKAGQLGSEAGVALRSAYVRVLKPTKEGRATMARLGLDYGNYVSGGKRTGSGVAAGLSAAGFDMSGHEKEIDAALAQNEGNTEKQRKAIYDAVVAKFSSEAAKDRESVLQAVDSAFTMAGSKIDLTKLLIDLKKHGANQGDLARIFEGRQSVRMLSLLKADLEGILKDINENAPSYGGKTFAKSNQGLPEAIRRLDAAWQVFSNTLVKAVTPEIVGMMERLASTVKNLAATSPGILKLGIGFAAAAAAAGPLLLVLGAVGRVGLLAMRGLNFALLGLLLPFRLLGTAVAVGLGWAATRLSAMVIGLRMLTALGAGATLAALGGSLLALGRAVLLFPVTALRATGLAMWALVANPVGLIITALVAALAALGVWVYNNWSGIKQFFAGFGEGFMNGLGPAAGSVKALADGLGSVVNWLSQVLGPLDATNAKWREWGATLGGVVAQGVQLVISGISNLIGLLGTVIGKAIAAGSAIKGMFTGAASAPAGGAAPAVPLAGARALGGPVTFGKPYLVGERGPELFVPGSSGRIETNDTLRRLTADGATAVAATESRTVRGGAISFNPVFNISGDDPRGIGVQVRAEMQRFLVELESEQRGLLSD, encoded by the coding sequence ATGGCTACCGGCTTCTCTGTATTCGTCAACATTGGCGGCAAGGTCAACCCCAGCCTCAATGCGTCAGTCGCCCAGGCGAAGTCGCAAGTTAGGGGACTTGAGGCGACACTCGCTGGCATCGGTGCGAGGCTCAATGCGCCATTTGTTGCCGTCAACAAGCATCTTGCAGAAACCTCTAAGCGAATGGCGATCGTGCAGCGTGCGGGCCGTAACGCAACGTTCGGCGTCACTGCACCGACTGGTTTTTTTTCTGTGAGCGCGATCAAGGCGGCGACGGAGCGCGACAAAGCCGCCAATCAGCTTGAAGCACTTGGCGGCGTTGAGCATTCCGAACGGCTGGCAATCGAAGGTTACGCCGACTCCATCGCTGAAAAGTACGGACGCGCCACCGACATTCTTAAAACGTTCAACGAGATGTTGAAGGCTGGATTCGACGTGAAAGCCGCGAAAGGTTCGATTGCTTCGATCCTCGAAGGCTCTGTCGTCGCGGGCGACATGTCCGGCGCGGATATTGCTGGCGCAGTGAGCAAAATTGTTACGCAATACGGTCTCAACATGAAGACCGTTGAGGATGCCAGCGCGAGCAGCCGTCGCATTGTGGACAATCTGGTTTATGGAGCAAATTCAACCAGTGCGACGATGCAGCACATGGTTGACGCCTATAAGTTCGTCGGTTCGGCCGCATCGGCGGCAGGCGAGTCCATTGAATCCACCAATGCCCTGATCATCGCTTTGTCAAAAGCCGGTCAGCTTGGTTCAGAGGCTGGCGTCGCGTTGCGCAGTGCCTATGTCCGCGTGCTCAAGCCGACGAAGGAAGGCCGGGCCACGATGGCGCGGCTGGGTCTCGATTACGGGAACTACGTTTCGGGCGGCAAGCGAACTGGCTCCGGTGTCGCGGCTGGATTGAGCGCCGCCGGATTCGACATGTCCGGCCATGAGAAGGAAATCGACGCGGCGCTGGCACAAAACGAGGGCAACACCGAAAAGCAACGCAAGGCGATCTATGACGCGGTGGTGGCTAAGTTTAGCTCGGAAGCCGCGAAGGACCGCGAGTCGGTGCTGCAAGCGGTGGACTCCGCTTTCACTATGGCTGGCAGCAAGATCGACCTCACTAAACTTCTGATCGACCTCAAAAAGCATGGTGCGAACCAAGGCGACCTCGCCCGTATTTTTGAGGGGCGACAGTCGGTTCGCATGTTGAGCCTGCTGAAGGCGGATCTTGAAGGCATCTTAAAAGACATCAATGAAAATGCGCCTAGCTATGGCGGAAAGACTTTCGCCAAGAGCAATCAGGGATTGCCCGAAGCCATCCGCAGGTTGGATGCGGCGTGGCAGGTTTTCAGCAATACCTTGGTGAAGGCTGTCACTCCCGAGATCGTCGGCATGATGGAGCGGCTCGCATCCACCGTGAAGAACCTCGCTGCGACCAGTCCCGGAATCCTCAAACTCGGTATTGGCTTCGCCGCGGCGGCGGCAGCCGCCGGACCGCTGCTCCTTGTCCTGGGTGCGGTTGGGCGTGTCGGACTGCTTGCCATGCGAGGGCTCAACTTCGCGCTGCTCGGCCTGCTCTTGCCCTTCCGGTTACTTGGCACGGCCGTGGCGGTTGGACTCGGTTGGGCCGCAACGCGCTTGAGCGCAATGGTGATCGGCCTGCGCATGCTGACGGCGCTCGGGGCCGGGGCAACGCTGGCTGCGCTCGGCGGCTCTCTGCTTGCGCTCGGCCGCGCCGTGCTCCTTTTCCCGGTCACGGCGCTTCGTGCCACCGGCCTTGCGATGTGGGCGCTAGTCGCTAACCCCGTTGGCCTGATCATTACTGCGCTGGTTGCCGCTCTCGCGGCGCTGGGCGTGTGGGTCTACAACAACTGGTCTGGTATCAAGCAGTTCTTCGCCGGGTTCGGCGAGGGCTTCATGAATGGCCTCGGTCCAGCCGCTGGATCAGTGAAGGCGCTCGCGGATGGTCTCGGCTCTGTCGTCAATTGGCTTAGCCAGGTGCTCGGGCCGCTCGATGCAACGAATGCGAAATGGCGTGAGTGGGGCGCAACGCTTGGCGGTGTCGTGGCGCAAGGTGTGCAGCTTGTCATTAGCGGCATATCCAATCTGATTGGCCTCCTCGGGACCGTGATCGGCAAGGCAATCGCTGCCGGTAGCGCAATCAAGGGAATGTTCACCGGCGCAGCCTCAGCACCGGCGGGCGGTGCGGCTCCCGCCGTGCCGTTGGCGGGTGCTCGCGCGCTCGGTGGGCCCGTGACCTTTGGCAAGCCGTACCTTGTCGGAGAGCGCGGCCCCGAGCTTTTCGTGCCCGGTTCGAGTGGCCGTATCGAGACGAATGACACGCTGCGTCGGTTGACGGCCGATGGCGCAACGGCAGTCGCGGCGACTGAGAGTAGGACGGTTCGAGGTGGAGCGATTTCTTTCAACCCCGTCTTCAATATCTCGGGGGACGATCCTCGCGGCATTGGTGTGCAAGTACGGGCTGAGATGCAGCGCTTCCTTGTAGAACTGGAATCAGAGCAGCGAGGGTTGTTGAGTGACTAG
- a CDS encoding alpha/beta fold hydrolase, whose amino-acid sequence MSQDIPLRVTLVHGTWGRLALRMPLRSSKGSPFWFDKESRFAKQLHFELERRGFAPLTSPFFWSGANSIMHRDRGAEALAKHLREERLLFPKSIQVVIAHSHGGNLALRALARLDDLTPILPLLVTLATPFVSVVPTDNDPERTRKTNAVLFAGLLVLFFLILPFISRLEASSWSFYGVALGLAIVCLPFIKSLHAEKKKINELASATAMAPICLHDSVRLLVLRSIDDEASLTLAAGAIGTRLARVTFLILSRLLIFYNLALIFTCVVLVGFFLASDLMGANEGARALFYYVFDFFGLEEILPKVLGFMIGIPITCLILLGVAGLFKCVYGRELAVGTSGCEINSQSVPDKIASDLSVITLSDGVGPRRLRHMIYDNHQSAVVIAEWLDRQAAKLRIRFEAEIVSLIRSRSHARREAINAHSMEREAGCAGL is encoded by the coding sequence ATGTCGCAGGACATCCCACTAAGGGTTACACTCGTACATGGGACTTGGGGACGCTTGGCGCTTCGAATGCCGTTGCGAAGCAGCAAAGGAAGCCCCTTCTGGTTTGACAAAGAGTCTCGGTTTGCAAAACAATTGCATTTCGAGTTAGAGCGCAGGGGCTTTGCTCCGCTCACTAGTCCATTTTTTTGGTCTGGCGCAAATTCTATAATGCATCGCGATCGAGGCGCAGAGGCTCTCGCAAAGCATCTGCGCGAAGAACGCTTACTCTTTCCAAAGTCAATTCAAGTTGTCATTGCACATAGCCACGGCGGAAATCTGGCGCTTCGTGCTTTAGCCCGCTTGGATGATTTGACTCCGATCTTGCCTCTCCTAGTAACTCTTGCAACTCCGTTTGTGTCAGTTGTGCCGACAGACAATGATCCTGAGCGGACGAGAAAGACAAATGCGGTGCTATTCGCGGGGCTGCTTGTCCTCTTCTTTCTGATTTTACCGTTCATATCGCGTCTGGAAGCGAGTTCTTGGTCGTTTTATGGCGTGGCCCTCGGTCTCGCGATAGTGTGCCTTCCGTTCATAAAATCGCTTCATGCTGAGAAGAAAAAGATAAATGAACTTGCGTCGGCGACAGCCATGGCCCCGATATGTCTGCACGATTCGGTCAGGTTACTCGTTCTACGGTCAATTGATGACGAGGCGTCCTTGACGCTTGCTGCTGGCGCCATCGGCACTCGATTGGCGCGAGTAACATTTTTAATCTTAAGCAGGCTTCTTATCTTCTATAACTTGGCACTGATTTTCACCTGCGTTGTGCTTGTTGGTTTCTTTTTGGCAAGTGATTTGATGGGCGCGAACGAAGGAGCTCGCGCATTATTTTATTATGTGTTCGACTTCTTTGGGTTGGAGGAAATTCTTCCGAAGGTGCTCGGTTTCATGATTGGCATTCCAATTACGTGCCTAATACTGCTCGGAGTGGCTGGGTTGTTCAAATGCGTATACGGCCGAGAATTAGCGGTCGGAACATCCGGCTGCGAGATCAATTCACAGTCAGTGCCAGATAAGATCGCCAGCGATCTGAGCGTTATTACCCTGTCCGATGGTGTTGGACCGAGGCGATTGCGCCACATGATCTATGACAATCATCAATCTGCGGTGGTCATAGCAGAATGGCTAGATAGACAGGCAGCGAAGTTGAGGATTCGGTTCGAGGCCGAAATCGTCAGCCTCATCCGGTCGCGGAGCCACGCCCGAAGAGAGGCGATAAATGCCCACTCGATGGAGCGGGAGGCAGGCTGCGCAGGTTTGTGA
- a CDS encoding Pycsar system effector family protein — translation MNDDRFQVATNQLDRILGFFPRVESKATFLFALDVAALTFMAVNVHRDDIGVWYIILPCAIGSGLLVTSIYYTYRCIFPNLSGGAASLFYFREIAHRTEAKFMSEFIAQSKDQLMNDVLGQVWRNSEILKMKFDAVKVAFALSALSVVPVGVFLVAVALTHPVGLMVRQ, via the coding sequence ATGAACGATGATCGATTTCAGGTGGCGACTAATCAACTCGACAGAATTTTGGGGTTCTTTCCGCGAGTTGAAAGCAAAGCAACCTTTCTCTTCGCTCTCGATGTCGCTGCATTGACCTTTATGGCGGTGAACGTCCACCGCGACGATATTGGTGTTTGGTACATCATCCTGCCCTGCGCTATTGGCTCAGGGCTACTAGTCACTAGCATCTATTATACTTATCGCTGTATCTTTCCCAATCTCTCTGGTGGAGCGGCCTCGCTTTTTTACTTTCGCGAGATTGCTCACCGAACTGAAGCGAAATTCATGAGTGAGTTTATCGCGCAGAGCAAAGATCAGTTAATGAACGACGTTCTAGGTCAGGTGTGGCGCAATTCTGAAATTTTGAAAATGAAGTTTGACGCTGTGAAGGTCGCCTTTGCATTGTCCGCGCTATCCGTCGTCCCCGTGGGCGTTTTCTTGGTGGCGGTTGCACTCACGCACCCAGTTGGATTGATGGTCAGGCAGTGA
- a CDS encoding adenylate/guanylate cyclase domain-containing protein, with the protein MALRDDLAADIDGVLSQAWDIRDGTTVPTSDTVALAGGGVNLKATLLYADLADSTNLAMWDSRVAARICKAFLAASSRLIRAHHGEIRSFDGDRVMGVFLEGHKNTNATKCALQINWMFQKLLRPKFEAKFEKLRNGTFRLAHCAGVDTSDVLVVRAGIRNSNDLIWIGRAPNVAAKLSSIREESYGSYISGAVFDAMTDAAKLAHDGRSMWEERKWNKGPIERVFRSSWTWTP; encoded by the coding sequence ATGGCGCTGCGCGATGACTTGGCGGCAGACATTGATGGCGTCCTCAGTCAGGCTTGGGACATCCGCGACGGAACAACGGTACCAACGTCTGACACGGTTGCCTTGGCGGGTGGTGGGGTAAATTTAAAGGCTACGTTGCTCTATGCTGATCTTGCAGATTCAACGAATCTGGCGATGTGGGATAGTCGCGTTGCTGCGCGAATTTGCAAAGCATTCTTGGCCGCTAGTTCTCGGCTCATCCGCGCGCATCACGGTGAAATCCGTAGCTTTGATGGCGATCGGGTCATGGGCGTGTTCTTGGAAGGTCATAAGAACACCAATGCAACGAAATGCGCACTTCAAATAAATTGGATGTTTCAAAAACTGCTGCGTCCGAAATTCGAAGCGAAGTTTGAGAAACTGCGCAATGGCACCTTCAGGCTCGCTCATTGCGCTGGTGTCGATACCAGCGATGTACTCGTCGTTCGCGCCGGAATCCGGAATAGCAATGACCTTATTTGGATTGGCAGAGCCCCCAACGTGGCTGCTAAGCTTAGTAGCATTCGCGAAGAAAGCTATGGGTCGTATATTTCCGGCGCCGTCTTTGACGCGATGACAGATGCTGCCAAGCTGGCCCATGACGGCCGGAGCATGTGGGAAGAGCGTAAGTGGAATAAGGGGCCGATTGAACGAGTTTTTCGGTCCAGTTGGACTTGGACTCCGTAA
- a CDS encoding AAA domain-containing protein has translation MSDNRSTAAERLHELLGYVEQVVKLDEKAAFKLADYRLASGQTYQFHQHQFHGLPGVKHDQSDDDGPIWLTIERLKRHNPPKASDSLAEWLENSNDPEKEPKLRDFLIATVPLTEKDKLVAEKRARIEDCHPALAKEDQGKFDIRFRLEDRPDISAEAAAYIAGPWLSWANEELPRRRCITLYHRLFEAVQQVELGGPDAAIELVWGIGLTRWIKEGVLIDLPLLERLIEVEINEQSGGLIRIRPRQADAVINLRPYEELRLDGVPLAQNTARRALALSAEDDGVSPFARETFEPILRACQSQLDAEGRYLPDSDHVEPASEVPPASEQLTVSDTWVIFARRRNDSFVLKDIQNLQKSVEENKEELPGPATTLVMGPKASKSDAWKPLSETMGGAPVMSEPDEPPSPLGELFFPMPFNDEQVEIIRRLEKEDGVVVQGPPGTGKTHTISNIICHYLATGRRVLVVSHGEAALSVLRDKLPEEVRELSISITTSEREGLKQLEGAVRVLQSIVQSVKPGEQLRLIRDLESSIVRMRQRIAAIDAQMEESARVQLSEVPGRGVSPAELAKAVVSSREACQWFDDAPAAFFSETGIEPKALDVVRRCRMSLGKRIEYLGGEYPSTSDLPSADALARLHDDISRSQDYSERAASVTDFTPKLASLESVALAEQAANYLDTLIASAKHLDQHTWLRAFSEDSATERPPAFPALLDFIDSASSLLDEYRRYVQTPVVVPNVAEANFEFDNILKKLSEGQNAFGLFAFAEKKLKPVVEEVRIVGRPPQSAAEWTHVRSFYLWQVRHREVTTKWHAIATDVGTSPAYGVTITAISGLNATLKAVLQIAPQVQEQLSECLPHVLAKAPGSLWPDITKMEALRDCLRDAAAATRLSASRAEVARVASLFKPSAKKLGPIVATFLEQAVGRRDIAPEKIESIWNSLLNTLNDIADRRITFETIALIADQIENAGAPAWAQRLRQEPASQDADPIIPANWREAWDWATSLNFLQRNDQRELMHTLAGERSNLDHAVSKSFERLVRERTFYGLAQSMTGPVKAALMAFAASLRKIGGGQGAGASRHRRAARQAMAACYGGVPCWIMPSWRVAEQLPGEVGTFDLVIMDEASQSDIKEITALLRGKKILVVGDDKQVSPSAAFIENAKIDRLERTYLAGQPFKTLLLPGSSLYDLAKVMFPDKFVMLREHFRCVEPIIQFSTQFYTEALVPLRIPTVQERIDPPLVDIYVPDGVRSGDKINHREAEVIVDEIAKIIETPSLATKGEADAFRTIGVISLIGSKQAALINRMILERFGEELVMRHKIACGDSATFQGNERDIVFLSMVADSAKKQAQTALHFEQRFNVAMSRARDRLYLVRSVREEELNPKDLKANVIRHMREPMQGRPQATGDLEARCDSDFEREILRRLVARGFRVLPQVGAMGFSIDMVVEGDGSARLAIECDGDKYHGPERWAADMTRQRVLERVGWKFWRCWSSSFTVDPDGCMADLFDTLDRLNIRPSHGISTPAVYTEHRETKRVSAQVLGGTPAKYRAISSTGAKIGDRLVVRYIDENRTISFELTENRDDLVNGQISAASPLGKQLVGANEEDEVEFEANGAVRRVLVMRIERDRRDAEAA, from the coding sequence TTGAGCGACAACAGAAGTACCGCCGCCGAGCGGTTGCACGAACTACTCGGTTACGTCGAACAGGTCGTGAAGCTCGACGAAAAGGCGGCGTTTAAGCTTGCTGACTATCGCCTTGCGAGCGGCCAAACCTATCAATTCCATCAGCACCAGTTTCATGGCCTTCCTGGTGTGAAACATGATCAGTCAGATGATGACGGTCCGATTTGGCTGACGATAGAGCGACTCAAAAGACATAATCCCCCCAAGGCATCGGACTCACTAGCTGAGTGGCTAGAAAATTCGAATGATCCGGAGAAAGAACCGAAACTGCGCGACTTCCTTATCGCAACGGTACCTTTGACTGAAAAAGATAAGTTAGTCGCCGAGAAGAGGGCGCGGATCGAAGACTGCCACCCTGCGTTGGCGAAGGAGGATCAAGGAAAGTTCGACATCCGGTTTCGTCTCGAAGACAGGCCAGATATTAGCGCCGAAGCTGCGGCCTACATCGCAGGTCCATGGTTGTCGTGGGCGAATGAAGAATTACCCAGAAGACGCTGCATTACACTCTATCATCGACTGTTCGAAGCTGTTCAACAGGTCGAACTCGGCGGACCGGATGCAGCAATCGAACTTGTCTGGGGCATTGGCCTCACGCGCTGGATTAAAGAAGGTGTTCTCATCGACCTGCCGCTGCTGGAGCGGCTCATCGAAGTCGAGATTAACGAACAGTCTGGCGGACTAATTCGTATCCGGCCACGCCAAGCGGACGCCGTTATCAACCTGCGCCCTTACGAAGAGCTTCGCCTAGATGGTGTTCCGCTTGCGCAGAATACAGCGAGGCGCGCGCTGGCTTTGAGTGCGGAAGACGATGGGGTATCGCCTTTCGCACGAGAAACCTTCGAGCCGATCCTGAGAGCGTGCCAGTCGCAATTGGATGCGGAAGGCCGCTATCTGCCAGACAGCGATCACGTCGAACCTGCCTCCGAAGTGCCTCCAGCCAGCGAGCAACTCACAGTGTCCGACACTTGGGTCATCTTCGCGCGGCGACGGAACGACAGCTTCGTACTAAAGGATATCCAGAACCTACAAAAGTCAGTCGAAGAAAATAAGGAAGAGTTGCCTGGTCCCGCGACGACCCTTGTGATGGGTCCGAAGGCATCAAAGTCCGATGCATGGAAGCCCCTTTCGGAAACGATGGGTGGCGCGCCGGTAATGTCTGAACCCGACGAGCCGCCATCGCCGCTCGGAGAATTGTTCTTCCCCATGCCCTTTAATGATGAGCAAGTCGAGATTATTCGGCGGCTTGAGAAAGAAGATGGGGTTGTCGTGCAAGGCCCGCCGGGCACAGGCAAAACGCACACAATCTCCAATATCATCTGCCACTATCTCGCAACGGGCCGCCGCGTGCTAGTCGTGTCGCACGGCGAGGCGGCGCTTTCGGTGTTACGCGATAAACTTCCCGAGGAAGTGCGTGAACTTTCCATCAGCATTACGACCTCGGAGCGCGAGGGCCTAAAGCAACTGGAGGGTGCTGTTCGGGTTCTCCAATCGATTGTTCAAAGCGTAAAGCCAGGCGAACAATTGCGTCTTATCAGGGACTTGGAGTCATCCATTGTCCGAATGCGTCAGCGCATCGCTGCAATCGACGCCCAAATGGAAGAGAGCGCACGTGTGCAGCTCTCCGAAGTGCCGGGGCGGGGCGTTTCTCCGGCAGAGCTTGCCAAGGCAGTAGTTTCATCGCGCGAAGCGTGTCAATGGTTCGATGATGCGCCCGCCGCATTCTTCTCAGAAACAGGCATCGAGCCGAAAGCCCTCGACGTCGTTCGCCGCTGCCGCATGTCGCTTGGGAAAAGAATTGAGTATCTCGGCGGAGAATATCCTTCGACATCCGATCTGCCATCGGCGGATGCTTTAGCTCGCCTTCATGACGACATTTCAAGGTCGCAGGACTATTCGGAGCGGGCAGCGTCTGTGACAGACTTCACTCCGAAGCTCGCTAGTCTAGAGTCGGTTGCGCTGGCCGAACAGGCCGCGAACTATCTGGACACGCTCATTGCATCTGCAAAACACCTCGACCAACACACTTGGCTAAGAGCGTTTTCAGAGGATAGCGCGACGGAGCGACCACCCGCCTTCCCTGCTTTGCTCGACTTTATCGACAGCGCATCTTCATTGCTGGACGAATATCGCCGGTACGTTCAAACACCTGTAGTTGTGCCCAACGTCGCTGAAGCCAATTTCGAATTTGACAACATCCTAAAGAAGCTTTCGGAAGGTCAGAACGCCTTCGGCTTGTTTGCATTCGCCGAAAAGAAATTAAAACCCGTTGTCGAGGAAGTGCGCATCGTTGGCCGTCCACCGCAGTCCGCCGCTGAATGGACCCATGTTCGGTCGTTTTATCTGTGGCAAGTGCGGCATAGGGAAGTGACGACAAAGTGGCACGCTATCGCAACAGATGTTGGCACATCACCCGCCTATGGAGTGACGATAACCGCCATTAGCGGACTGAACGCAACGCTCAAGGCTGTTCTCCAAATAGCACCACAGGTGCAAGAGCAACTTTCAGAGTGCCTACCCCACGTTCTTGCAAAAGCCCCCGGCTCCCTTTGGCCGGACATTACAAAAATGGAGGCGCTTCGCGACTGCTTGCGGGATGCAGCGGCCGCAACGCGCCTATCTGCTTCGCGTGCGGAAGTCGCCCGCGTGGCAAGTCTGTTCAAACCATCGGCTAAGAAGCTCGGCCCAATCGTGGCGACTTTTCTTGAGCAGGCCGTCGGAAGGCGCGACATAGCACCAGAGAAGATTGAGTCCATCTGGAACAGCCTTTTGAACACTTTAAACGACATCGCAGACCGCCGAATTACCTTCGAGACCATCGCCCTGATCGCCGATCAAATCGAAAATGCCGGTGCTCCTGCATGGGCTCAGCGCTTAAGGCAAGAACCGGCGTCGCAAGATGCCGATCCCATCATACCCGCGAATTGGCGTGAAGCATGGGATTGGGCGACTTCTCTGAACTTTCTCCAGCGCAACGATCAGCGGGAGTTAATGCATACTCTAGCCGGAGAGCGTTCAAACCTCGACCACGCGGTATCAAAATCATTCGAGCGCCTCGTCCGCGAGCGAACGTTCTACGGCTTGGCGCAGTCAATGACCGGGCCTGTGAAGGCGGCTCTTATGGCATTTGCTGCATCGCTGCGAAAAATTGGGGGAGGACAAGGGGCTGGTGCCTCGCGCCATCGAAGGGCGGCTCGTCAGGCGATGGCTGCGTGTTACGGCGGCGTGCCTTGCTGGATTATGCCTTCATGGCGGGTTGCCGAGCAATTGCCTGGCGAAGTGGGCACATTTGACCTTGTGATTATGGACGAGGCGTCTCAGTCGGACATTAAAGAAATAACCGCGTTGTTGCGTGGAAAGAAAATCTTGGTAGTAGGCGACGACAAACAGGTAAGCCCTTCGGCGGCTTTCATTGAGAATGCCAAGATTGATCGCTTAGAGCGCACCTATCTTGCGGGACAACCTTTCAAGACACTCCTTTTGCCGGGATCGTCGCTTTACGACCTTGCAAAGGTCATGTTTCCCGACAAGTTCGTTATGTTGCGCGAGCACTTCCGATGTGTCGAGCCGATCATCCAGTTCTCAACTCAGTTTTATACCGAAGCGCTTGTGCCTCTGCGAATCCCTACGGTTCAAGAGCGTATCGACCCGCCCCTTGTGGACATATACGTCCCGGACGGCGTTCGAAGCGGAGACAAAATCAATCATCGCGAAGCGGAGGTTATCGTTGACGAGATTGCCAAGATTATCGAAACGCCTTCGCTCGCGACAAAGGGCGAAGCGGATGCATTCCGGACGATTGGCGTTATCTCTCTAATCGGCTCGAAGCAGGCGGCACTGATCAATCGGATGATCTTGGAGCGTTTCGGAGAAGAGCTTGTCATGCGGCACAAAATTGCGTGCGGCGACAGTGCAACGTTCCAAGGCAACGAGCGAGACATTGTTTTCCTATCGATGGTTGCTGATTCAGCCAAGAAGCAAGCACAGACTGCATTGCACTTTGAGCAACGCTTTAATGTCGCAATGTCGCGTGCTCGTGATCGGCTTTACCTCGTGCGATCAGTTCGTGAAGAGGAGCTTAATCCGAAGGACCTCAAGGCGAACGTGATCCGCCACATGCGCGAGCCGATGCAGGGGCGCCCCCAAGCTACAGGTGATTTGGAGGCACGCTGCGATTCCGATTTCGAGCGCGAAATCCTGCGCCGACTGGTTGCGCGCGGGTTCCGCGTGCTCCCGCAAGTCGGCGCGATGGGCTTTTCAATCGATATGGTCGTTGAGGGAGATGGAAGCGCACGGCTCGCCATCGAATGCGATGGTGACAAGTATCACGGGCCGGAGCGGTGGGCTGCCGATATGACCCGACAGCGTGTGCTCGAACGCGTTGGCTGGAAATTCTGGCGGTGCTGGTCGTCCAGCTTCACAGTGGACCCCGACGGATGTATGGCTGACCTATTCGATACGCTTGATCGGCTGAATATCCGTCCGAGTCATGGAATCAGCACCCCTGCTGTCTACACCGAGCATCGTGAGACGAAGCGCGTATCAGCACAGGTTCTCGGAGGTACCCCCGCCAAATACCGCGCAATTTCCTCGACCGGCGCAAAGATTGGCGACCGTCTTGTCGTGCGATATATCGATGAAAATAGGACGATCAGCTTTGAACTGACCGAGAATCGTGACGATTTGGTCAATGGCCAAATTTCAGCAGCGAGTCCTCTGGGCAAACAACTTGTTGGTGCGAATGAAGAGGATGAGGTCGAGTTCGAAGCGAACGGCGCTGTCCGGCGGGTTTTGGTCATGCGAATTGAGCGCGACCGAAGAGACGCAGAAGCGGCTTAG